GCATAAAGGCGTTGTTAAAGCAAGCGTGGGGAAGCCTTAAAGCGGCCACATGACGGGCCACGTGGGAAAAGAGCACCGTCGGTTCCAaacctctatttctctctcttcttttgtttCTATTTCGATTTGAGTTTAATCCGTCGTTGGTAAGTCTGTTTCCCTTTTTGCCGTGGAGTCCAAGCGAAGGCGAGGGCAATGGAGTTCTTTCTGGAGCTTCTCGTGACTGCTCTCATATCCGTGCTCCTCGCCTTCATCATCTCCAAgatcgccgccgctgccgccgccgatgACGCCGATCTTCCCGAAGATAAGTCGGAGGTGGTGCCCCTCACCGTGGATGTAGGGCCTCGGCTACAGGAGGCCTCCTACGTCGGTCGTGGGTTCGACTTGGATCCGATCGAGGAGGAAACGGAGGAGTGGGAGGAGAGAAGTGGAGTTGCTCTTGCTGAATATAATCGCCTGGAGTTGGTGGTCGCTGATGCCGAAGAACAGAGATTGGGTCAAGAGGTTAGTGGGTTTGTCCTAGAGAAGGAAATCATAGAGGAGGAATCCACTAAAAAGAAAGAGGACGATGAAGCGGAGATCAGGATGATTGTTGATGGCTTAGTCAAGCAAGAAGAAAGATTCGACAAGGATGAAGCCAATGTAGGAGGAGCAGTGGAGAAAGTTGTGGAATTGGGTGGGGAATACGCAGCAGAAGTGGAAGATGTGAAGGTTTTGAATGAGGAGAAGGGAACATCATTTCTTGATGGGGAGGATGATTGGGAGGGGATAGAAAGGAGCGAGCTTGAGAAGTTATTCGGAGAAGCGACTGAGTTTGTTCATATCAAGAAAGGAGGGGATGCAGTGTTGAAACTGAATAATGAGGCGCAGATGCAGTTGTATGGGCTGCAAAAAATTGCCACTGAGGGGCCATGCAATGCGCAGCAACCCATGGCCCTGAGAGTTTCTGCTCGCTCCAAATGGTACCATGGGCTGGACTCTTCTGTTTCTTCTTATTAATTCCTTCACATATTGGCATGATATATATAAGTTATTGATTTATCTATGGAGCATCCCGAAGATCTGTCACATTTTCATGCTTTGATACTGGTGCATGCTATGGTAACACTTTGGCGAGTAAGAAATAAATGGCTATTTATAACCTAACCTGTATCAATTGGGACATTGTGGGCCTAGTTGCTTGGTCTATTACTCAGCATGTCAATAAGTTGCGAAAATTCAAAACTAGATGAGGTTATGAAGTGCTAAGTGGTAATCCACCACAGATTTTACATCAACGAAAACTGGTCAAGTGATCATGGCTTTAGAGGCACAGGAGTTAGCTCCCACTAGGGTGAGCAGCGCCCAACCATTTAGCCAATTTTGTGCAAGTGGCTTTCCAAATTCTTCCTAGGATTTTGTAGCAACAGTTACACATGAGAACTACAAGATGATGCAGTTTACAGTttggatataacttgatttctagTCATCAACAGATGTTTGTATCTGATGGAGGACACTGTCCTATACTGTGCTAGGCATGCTTGGCAGAGGCTGGGGAACATGAATCCGGAGGTTGCTATGGAACAGTATGTATGTCTTCTTACTGAAAATATCCCTGGATGGATGGCAGAAAGACACAATGTAAGTTAATGAAAACCTAATCTTTTAATGGACTTGTGGGTTGAGCTAATGCACTCTGGTTCATGAAATACTTGTAGGAGGAAACCAAAGGTTGTGATGGTAACAGTCCTCTGGCAGCGGAGGCATCTGGAACTGGCCAGCATGATTCAAAGGCATATGTTCACCATAAATCCGAAACTGAAAGGTAAGACCCATGATCATTTTTAGTTAGTTGAGTTGAAAATATTTTACAATTTTATGATCTTGCACCACCTCTTCCGTTGAATAAAAGTCATGACATACAGGTTACCAACAGACTCTTCTTCCATTCGAGGTGCCACTCACAATGTAGATACTGGCCCCTAACTTTTCAAACAAGGTACATACAGTAGACTTTTAATCTTTAGCTGTTGACCTTGCTTATTAGACGTTTCGATATAGCCTGAGTGATAGTTAAATACTCCTTTAGGAACACTTTGGAGATCTGAAAGTTGCCATGGAGCAACTCTACTTATATTGCTGGAAGCTTTTCAGCGTATTATGCTTCATCTAGACCCATATTTAACCAAAAATTACTTCATGCCTCGCATAGGTATGAATTCCATATAGTATTTAATTTGTCAAAAACATTATAAAGACATACCTTCAttttaggaatgaaatggaaaaGTTGGATGTCTGATCTGCTTTCATGCCAAGTTACCCATGCTCGGGATATACCATCACAACTGATCAATATCCTTTTGCATGGACATGGGTACATGCCTTTACTAATGTCCTCTCGGAAGTCATGTTTGTATTGTCTAGTGTCATGCAGTAAGTGCTTGATAAGTTGTCATGTAGTAACCATATTAACCAAGTATTGTTCTTTTTGGACATCAAAGTTTACTAGATGAATTATGAATTTATTATATAAGCATGACATGATATTTATCCTTAGAACTTATAGACTGCAGCAATGATTtcaacaattcaaagaaaagaaaatgcttgTTTTCTTCCAAAAAGATGGATCCAAATTTAAAATGTTGTGGGCAACAATTATTTTCTGATAAAAAAGCCATCACAAAAAATCATCAACAAATTGtcctatcttttctttttttgtgaattCTATTACTTCCACCTGAAGATTGGATAAACTCTCATCCATCGAGAAATAAGTTGTGTGGGTATCAGTTATATTTTTTTCCCATCTTAACTATGTTAGCATGTCTCATACAGGACTAGCGAAAATAGTCCTTCTCAATCTCCTCTCACCCAGAGTGACATTCTGAAGTTATATCACTAGTAAGCTGGCTAACACTGCCTTTAAATATCAAATTGCTGTGGAAAGTTGATTCTGAGTACATTTGCTAATCATCCGCTGATATATCATTTGCCTAATTGATAATTAATCTCTCGTTAGTTCTTGTGTGGCATCCCAGATTCCATACCCTGTATATATCGACAGCAAAGGTGTACTAATGGAACTTGTATCAAGCATGCTGAGGCTGCTCTCCCTTCTTCGACTCGATCGAGAAACAAGATTGGGCATGATTCCAGTTTCTCTAGGAGCTATGTGACTGATAGCGGTCAGGTAATAAGCCATTGTAATGAGGtggttatagtggtttagtcatctGTCAGTCTTAATGAAAGCAATGTAGTGAAAACGGTAGTTAATGGCAAACGATTCTTGTTAATTTTGTCCAAACGCAGTACCACACAGCTACTGCTTGATACCCTTATTTCCACCTCTCTTTGTTTGGGTCACGGAGGGGCATCATCCTGCAGTGGTAAAATGCAAGGAGGCCGCAGAGAGGAGAGATGAGGGGTAAATTTAATCACCTTGAAGTACATAGTTGATTCGTATTTCAACTATGTATATTTTGTTATTCCTTTGCTAATTTTGAAAGAGGTTTTGACATCCTTTGTTAGTTAGTTATCTGGGTCATAGTTCATTTTATCGGTCCGTATCGATATATCGATCAACTATTGATATAGTATGTTTTGAGTTATACCGAATCGTATCGAATGTAGCGATACATGATACATGGGAGCGTATTGATATGTCGATTGTACAATCGATTTCTCATTTGATCAGTACGTATCGAGCGATACGTTATAGTACGATGAATCTCGATTtgagtttttttattttgatattttttattttaagataatttATTTTAGCACTTTATGAGGGTGTTATATGTTTTGTACATAGAAAACTAATTAAGTCATGATGATATTAATCTAACTTATTGGTCTAAGTATGATTTGCCTATCAAAACGGAACCCGAGGGGTGAATTCATTTTTTATTCAACCCTTGAGAACTGGAATCAAACTagttgaaaaataataataaatccatTGTGAATCTTCCTATCGCTCAAATCCTTCGATCGTAGTCATCATCATGATCGCTCATTCATTGTGATTGTTGTTTCTCTTCTttgtcagtcgtcgagctcttgcATTTCTCCCGCTCATGCCTCCTCGAGCATAGACCTTCATGTAGGAGTTTTATTACATCCTCATTGCCGATCATTACCTCCTCGCTCTTGATTTCCTCTTCGTCCACTTTGCTATTGTTTTCGAGGAGCCCAACTATAGCTCTTGGGAGTGCTCACCCGAGGAGGAGGCACTCAGAGTAAGTGACCCTCCATAAGTCTAATGTCAAAGAGGGCCTCTATGCTTTGGCTTCAAGCGTGTCTCTTTAGTCCACATCCCGAAGCTAGATTTGGCATTGCTTGAGCTAAATGTTTGATATTGGCTTGGTGCCTCTAAGGTCACCATGAGGACCACTATTCCACAACTAACATGGCCTCCTCAACTACATCTTCGCCAACTCTGGCGTTGGCCTCGACCACATCTCCATCGGCTCCAATGCCATTCAAGAGACTCTCTTTGTAGACATTGCGAGCGATGTCGCTCTCCATTCGAGATCTTAAGGGAATTCTCTCGATTGTTGATCCTTGGAGGGATGGCATCCGTCGAACCACTATGCCATGAACTACATCTCGTTGTCAATCAATTGAGTCCTCTTAGTAATATCTTCATCGACTTCCCCCTCTAGTCCACATGTCCCATTCATGCTTTCTTCTTGTACATGTCCTAGGTGTTGACTGTGCAACCTCCTATCTCATGCATATCTTTACCCAAAAGATCTAATTAGGGTTTCGAAACTAGAACCAGAATTAACGATTCCAGAACTGAAACTAAAATTGAAACATTGTCATGGAACCAAAATCATGAGTTTCAAAATTGATTCTGAAATTGCTGGTTAGGTCAAGTCTTAAGTGAACGAGCTTCATACTTACTAATTAAGACACATCAATGGGATAACATGGATTCGGGATCCTTAATCCAATagagtttaaaattttaataattaagatAATCAATTATTAACTCCATCATGCATATTCTATATCTTAGTAAAAATTATTAAACAAAAAGATCATCTAAATATTTTGACATATTGCCACGGATGATCATTGTGCACTCATAACACCTTCGTCAATAGATCGTTCTTGTTTTTGTTTGCTTCTATATATATTTGGTCAACCTTGAAAACTATAAGCAGGAATAGTTTAAAAGGTTGTAAAGTGACTACTCATTAGAATGGATAAAATTATCTCAAAATGGTCTAGTTTTCGTGTGTTAGTCATTGCCTATTTTTTGTAGGCTACGATGGGGAGCAAAATATCAATCATCTCAGCACCCCATAACTCGCAAGGTGGCACTTGGCTGGATGGGGTTTTGAGGTAGTATTAGGTATTAATTGGATTTACAAGTCCATATGTTACCTATAAGAACTTACTAATATGTTCGACATCCAGTGAGTAATTGTTTACACACTTGCGATTATTCATTTGTCTTCTAAAATCCTTATTTACtctttcctctcttttctttcttgcataccaaCTGTTTATTGAATTATTGGTAAAGCTATCCTCTTCGCGAGACATTGAGACTTGTTCATCACTCACTTTCAAACTAAttaatttattcttttataaGTCTTTCGGGATCTAAGCGAGGTTGCAATTAGGATGATCCTTTACAGACGAATAatacaagggtgcctcacgacttaggcaattacaACTAAATCCGTGACATTATAGTATTAGAGCAGGCAAGCAATGAGAAAACAACAAAAGTTTTATAATCTCACCATGGTGAACTATTATAGCAAATTGAGCATGATGGGGCAAGCCAAACCATTGCCCTAAGCAATCGTATGTGGGTTCCAAGTATAAACTTGCTCTCAAACTATTGGAGCCACTCAAAAGGAACAAACAAGATGagcaagaagttggctactctccatgAGTGGAGGAAGCACAATCCGAAGCACCAATAGGGAAAAGAAACCATAAGAAGAGTTTTACAGTTATAGAAACCACCTTAACGTTTTTAAAATGAGTCTAGAGGAACTCTACTAAGGCCAATAAAAGCTTCTTGTGGTAGAGAACTCACACGAGGAGGTGAAATCTAATATTGACAAGGTCGAGTCCTGAGTAGATCAATTGACGGAAGACACCTaagactccatgcaacacctATACAAAGTCATGGTGGAACTCATGTCTATGATTACATTGCTCACAAGGGCTCTTAATGCGGGAGGGAGTAACACCTGTATTGCTCCATCACAAAACTTGAGGACACCCAAGTCGCATAGCTTGGTTGCAAAGGAGCTTAAGAATTTTTTAttcgatatggaacaatacttccgagataTAATGTTTGATTCTAaagaaatcaaagttttaataaaaatcatatatctGAATGAGGATGCAAAACTTCAGTGGTGAATATATTGGGAAGAGATCCAAAAAGGTTGGTGTcaagtggacacatgggaggacttgaaacgggagttgagaactcagttcctacccaagaacacagagttcattgcaagaaggaagttgagataactcggccaaagtacttccattcagGACTATGTCAAGTAATTTTCTACACTGATGTTAGACATATAAGACATGTTTGAAAAagataagttgttcagcttcctcgatggcctaAACTCGTAAGCACAACAGAAATTGcattgaaggaatgtcaccgatgtagtcggggcaattgcaaCTACGAAAAGATTCACCGACTTTGTTTTCTTGAATGACTTAGGGAAGAAGAAACAATCTTCGAAAAATCACTCATTTAAGTATTCTTGAAGGAATGAGTTTGAAAGTGAGAAAACAAAAGTTCTCATAAAGGGTCAActtcaaaaggcaaggccccaaaaccaGACATATGCTTCTTATGCAGAGAACCACATATGAGGGAGTGTCTATAAAAGCAAGCACTAAATGCATTGACAGTATTAATCCTTCTGCTCAGGTCAGATAATGGCAAGGTCATCACCCTTAGTTCTAGTAGTTTGGAATCTAGCAATGACAATAAAGTCGTAAGGGCCTCGTATGAAAGCAATGTGTTTGTTGATGTGTTTGTTGAACAcattgcggggtcaagtgggggagaacatgaagacaaagctacaaaaagcaaaGAGCAACGAGCTGATGCACGTGGAGATCAAACTAAATGGTTGAATAACCCATGCAATCGTGGACACGAGTGCTACCCACAATTTTATTATCGATCGATAAGTAAGGTAACTTCGGCTAAACTTAGAGAAGAACCTAAATCAAATGAAGGCTATGAACTCGAAGGCTAAGCAGATCTCTAGATTGACAAAAAAAGATCCCTATTAAGATTGAAACGTGGAGTAGAAGCATAAATATGATAGTGGTGCTGTTAGACGGCTTCCAAGTGATCATCGGAATGAAGTTCATGCACATaatgaagttggtgccaatgtcattcCTAAATTTCTTATGTTTGATGAGAGGTGATGACCCCAATATAGTTTTAGTTTCTAGAGGAGGAACTAAGAACCCACAACAAATATCTACTTTACAATTGAAGAAGgtggtgcgaaaaggtgaattaactttcatAGCCATACTAAAATTAGAGCCACTTGATGTAGAGGTCACTAATGAACCTATTATTGTGACGGATGTTTTGAAGGAGTTCACcaacgttatgccacctgagttgtcaAAAACTCTACCGCCACATAGAGGTGTGGATCATCACGTTGAGTTAGAGTTGGGAGTAAAGCCTCCAGTGAGACCACCATACTGCATGGCCCCTCTAGAGTTAGTAGAGCTCCAATCTTTTTCCAAAAGCATCATTTAGAGCTCCAGTCCTTTTCTAAAGAAGAAGTAAACAGATTTGAGAAGACGACCACAAGAGTTTAAAGCAAATGACTTGGtattggtgaagctccaaccaacatcactctAGTTCTTTAGGCATAAAATGCAAAAGAGACTAGTGCAcaagtatgaaggacccttcTCAATTATCAACAAGGTAAGCAATGTCTCATATAAGTTACGGCTGTCgggatggctaaaaattcataaTGTCTTCTATACAAGCAACCTAAAAGCATACCACTCAGATTCATAAGATGTTTCCTAAAGTGTTCGAACTCGACTACCCCCAATAAAACCTCCTATgaaaagcgagttgaaaccattttaatgGGTTGCAAGATATTGTTCAGGCTTCTCTGGAGAAAGtagttaaaaagataaaaaagtatgcagatttggaaagacgatcacaagagtttaaagtcaacgtcttagtatcaatgaagctccaaccaacatcactaTAGTTCTTTAGGCATAAAATGCAAAAGAGACTAGTGCACAAGTATAAAGAAGTATtttcaattatcagtagggtaagCAATGTCTCATATAAGTTATAGCTGTTaggatggctaaaaattcataaTGTCTTCCATCCAAGCAACCTGAAAGCATACCACTCAGATTCGTAAGTTGTTTCCTAAAGTGTTCGAACTCGACTACCCCCACTAAAGCCTCCTATGAAAAGCATGTTGAAACCATTTTAATGGATCACAAGACAAAGTTACTTGATtgatgaagtggcgaaagcttccctaaACAAAAGCTAGTTTGGAGATTGAAGATACCCTGTGACacaaagaagcaatcatcaaagcCTACCGACAAGCGTCGACGATTTAAGTTGGGAAGAATGTTATGGATGGTCGTCGTGCACCCATAACACCTTTTATCAAAAGACCGTTCGTTACTTTTGTTTGCTTGTACATATGTTTATGCAGCATGTTTTGCCTCGAATTTATGAGTTTTGTTTGAAAACTATAAGCATGAATAGTTTGCAAGGCTGCAGAGCATCGCACATCAGAATGGGTAAAACTATCTCAAAATGGTTTAGTTTTCATGTGCTATGGACCTATTTTCTGCAAGCTACAGTGCAGAAAAAAACattagccatctcaacacccgaGAACCCTCGAGGTGGCACATGATTGGATGGGGGTTTAGGGTAGCATTGAGCCTTAATTGGATTAACAAATTAAACATGTTAAGCCTATAGGAACTTGCTATTGCCTTCAACACCCTTTAAGTAATCGCTTGTAAACTAAAATCCTtatttttctccttcctctttttttttttcttacacatctcattttcttttctccttcctcttttttttttttcttacgcaTCTCATTTTCGAAATAATCAATTTACTCTTTTATAAATCCGAAGTAATCAATTTACTCTTTTATAAATCCTTTGAGAACAAAACAAGATTGTAACTCGGTGAATCCTCGAACGAATAACGAAAGAATACTCTATAACTTTGATAATTACAGTTAAATTCgtgataacataataaataattttaatcgtAAAGAATACATTTTGATTAGATCAATAAAATATATGTATGAAAACATGACAACGCTTATTCCTCCAAAATTTGACAAGAACGGCATCCAAAGAACATGCATGAAAACGATGCGAAGCCGACATTGAACCAAGATATTAGGCATACGGACTCAGAAATATTGAGCACATGAAAGAAAACAGTGATGAAGATAAgatgataaatcaatccaaatAATTCAGCCAAAATAAATGAACTGTGTAAAAAAACCACGACTCGTTCCCTATGTCAGAGTCTTTGTCAGATGTACATGCGCCGAGCTTCCACCCGGTGGAATACACTGATAAATAATAATGGATGCAAGTGAAAACAACTAAACCTACAAACACATTGGCGATTAACAACCATTACCACTATCTATAACCTTATTCATTTATCCACCTACCAATGCCACA
The DNA window shown above is from Musa acuminata AAA Group cultivar baxijiao chromosome BXJ2-4, Cavendish_Baxijiao_AAA, whole genome shotgun sequence and carries:
- the LOC135610761 gene encoding acyl-CoA-binding domain-containing protein 3-like isoform X2, which translates into the protein MEFFLELLVTALISVLLAFIISKIAAAAAADDADLPEDKSEVVPLTVDVGPRLQEASYVGRGFDLDPIEEETEEWEERSGVALAEYNRLELVVADAEEQRLGQEVSGFVLEKEIIEEESTKKKEDDEAEIRMIVDGLVKQEERFDKDEANVGGAVEKVVELGGEYAAEVEDVKVLNEEKGTSFLDGEDDWEGIERSELEKLFGEATEFVHIKKGGDAVLKLNNEAQMQLYGLQKIATEGPCNAQQPMALRVSARSKWHAWQRLGNMNPEVAMEQYVCLLTENIPGWMAERHNEETKGCDGNSPLAAEASGTGQHDSKAYVHHKSETERLFFHSRCHSQCRYWPLTFQTRTSENSPSQSPLTQSDILKLYH
- the LOC135610761 gene encoding acyl-CoA-binding domain-containing protein 3-like isoform X1, whose amino-acid sequence is MEFFLELLVTALISVLLAFIISKIAAAAAADDADLPEDKSEVVPLTVDVGPRLQEASYVGRGFDLDPIEEETEEWEERSGVALAEYNRLELVVADAEEQRLGQEVSGFVLEKEIIEEESTKKKEDDEAEIRMIVDGLVKQEERFDKDEANVGGAVEKVVELGGEYAAEVEDVKVLNEEKGTSFLDGEDDWEGIERSELEKLFGEATEFVHIKKGGDAVLKLNNEAQMQLYGLQKIATEGPCNAQQPMALRVSARSKWHAWQRLGNMNPEVAMEQYVCLLTENIPGWMAERHNEETKGCDGNSPLAAEASGTGQHDSKAYVHHKSETERLFFHSRCHSQCRYWPLTFQTRTSENSPSQSPLTQSDILKLYHYSCVASQIPYPVYIDSKGVLMELVSSMLRLLSLLRLDRETRLGMIPVSLGAM
- the LOC135610761 gene encoding acyl-CoA-binding domain-containing protein 3-like isoform X3 — protein: MEFFLELLVTALISVLLAFIISKIAAAAAADDADLPEDKSEVVPLTVDVGPRLQEASYVGRGFDLDPIEEETEEWEERSGVALAEYNRLELVVADAEEQRLGQEVSGFVLEKEIIEEESTKKKEDDEAEIRMIVDGLVKQEERFDKDEANVGGAVEKVVELGGEYAAEVEDVKVLNEEKGTSFLDGEDDWEGIERSELEKLFGEATEFVHIKKGGDAVLKLNNEAQMQLYGLQKIATEGPCNAQQPMALRVSARSKWHAWQRLGNMNPEVAMEQYVCLLTENIPGWMAERHNEETKGCDGNSPLAAEASGTGQHDSKAYVHHKSETERLFFHSRCHSQCRYWPLTFQTRFHTLYISTAKVY
- the LOC135610761 gene encoding acyl-CoA-binding domain-containing protein 3-like isoform X4; the encoded protein is MEFFLELLVTALISVLLAFIISKIAAAAAADDADLPEDKSEVVPLTVDVGPRLQEASYVGRGFDLDPIEEETEEWEERSGVALAEYNRLELVVADAEEQRLGQEVSGFVLEKEIIEEESTKKKEDDEAEIRMIVDGLVKQEERFDKDEANVGGAVEKVVELGGEYAAEVEDVKVLNEEKGTSFLDGEDDWEGIERSELEKLFGEATEFVHIKKGGDAVLKLNNEAQMQLYGLQKIATEGPCNAQQPMALRVSARSKWHAWQRLGNMNPEVAMEQYVCLLTENIPGWMAERHNEETKGCDGNSPLAAEASGTGQHDSKAYVHHKSETERLPTDSSSIRGATHNVDTGP